CTGGGGATCGTGGGTGAGCCTGGCGAGCTTGAGGTCGATGAGGCAAAGCGCCACTTGCGCCGGACTGACGGTGACGCCGAGCGTCAGAGACCACCGGGCGGCGATTTGCGTGAAGCTACCTACCGGGGAGCCATATGCGCGCTCGCGGCTCTCGATGACGCCGGCAGCGTGCTGAAGCAGCATGGCGCCGTTCATCAGAGAGCTCCCCTTTCCGCATTGAGGACAACCGAGCTGTTGGCACAACTCGTCCTCTGGCCTACATTCGTCGCATGAAGTTCGAATGGGATGAAGCGAGTGCAGGCAACACTGGAGCGTGACGGATCTTTGATCCGCACCGACACGGACGCTCGCGTACCGCTGAAAGGACGCATTGATGGCGCTCGCGTGGACCGCACGACCGAGGCCGAGATTGCCCGCCAGGCGGCTGATGACGACCACGCGTTGTGGCAGGACGCTGCGGCGTATGCTCGGCGCGTGCGGCGCAAGACGGGGCTCACGCAGGCCGCCTTTGCCACACGGATCGGGGTTCCGCTTGACACGGTCCGCAACTGGGAACAGGGCAAACGGCTGCCGGCGGGGCCCGCGAAGGCGTTGCTCCGTATTCTCGACCGCGCTCCCGAGGCGGCGCTGACGGCGCTCGAATGATTCCGGTTCATCGCACACCTCCATCGATGCGATTGGCGATGGCCCACTGCAGCAAGGCCAGTGCGTCCGCCTCGTTGTCGTCCTCGGGATCGAAGCCGAGCGCCCGTACGGCAGCGATGACTGCGTCCTTGTCGGCGTTGCCCTTGCCGGCGATGAAGCGCTTGATGGTGCCGACGGGCACGCCCTCGTACGGAACACCGTGGTGTTCACACCAAGCCGTCAGGATGGCGAGCCAGCCCCCCATGGCATGGGCCGCGTCAACGCCCAAGTGCCGCCGCACCTCCTCGAACACAATCAGGTCGAGCCCGCCGGACCAACCCTTCATCTCGGTCAACCAACGCTTGAATTTGAGGAACTTGATCCCGCCGCCCTGCCAGCGGTCGTGTCGGAACTCCTCGGTTCCGCTGGTGATGCCGCCGTCCGTTGAGCCCAACGCCCAGCCGGCCTTATGGCCCAGATCCAGTGCGAGGATGGTGGGTGCACTGTCGTAGCCGCCAGCAAGCGCCAAATGGGCGCGCTCCGGACTTGCGTCAGGCAGTAGTTGCGTCAGAGTCCTGGTGACCATGGTGTTCTCCTCATCTCGGGTCATCGTGGTGAGGGTGGCGGCGGGGAACTGCCAGGAACGCCGCCGCCATCCGCTCATCTCGGATCATGGTTCGCTTGCGATTGGGGGACCGGTCGCCAGCTGCATCCAGATGCGCGTGGCCTCCACCCGGTCGTCGTCATCCATCGGGTTGAGCCCGTAGGCGTCGAAGATCGCATCGAAGTCGGGCGGAGCGGTCCGGGACTCTGGTGAATGTCGATCGGGATACTCACCAACACATTCACCGCCGCAAGTGGCTGATTTGTCTGGGGTAAGTGAATGTTGTGAGTGTTGTGAGTGTTTTCCGGCGGTCCCTATCGCGCGGGCGTGCGCGCGTACGTCCGCGCACGCGTATAGGGGTGAAAAACACTCACTACACTCACCACACTCACTAGTGCATTGATCCTGTTTGGAAAATCCGAGTGAGTGTGAGTGTGAGTGTTGGTCCGGAACGGCCGAACACTCACTACCGTATTGATTTTGCTCGGAAACTTGAGAAAAAGCGCCTTGCGCGGAAATGCCCCAACACTCACTAGGCATCTGATTTTGCTGTAGACTTCCAGACTGGGCGACGTGTTGCTCGTCACTCGAACACTCACTCGTGGCAGGACCGGCAAGTGAGTGTGGTGAGTGTTTATCCGGACCTTCATTTTCGATGATCAGAACCCACTGCTGTGCGCGCTGGCGTTCGCCCGCAGCCTTGATGCGCAGCTGCAGCTGTCCGACAACGAATATGCGGTCTCGCATTCGCCCGAGCGCCTTGCCCAACCGGATACGCTGCGAGTGCTCGTTGCCGGCTCCCAGCGGCAACGGCGGCTCGCACGCAAAGGCCACCTGGTGGAGGTCGCCGGTACCGACTTCGGCGGTGCCGAACCACTCCCACCACAGGCTGACGAAAACCCGCCAGGTCGCGCCCTCGGCGTCCGCGGTCTCGTACATCTCCTCCAGGTTCGAAAGAAATCCCTCGACGCCGGCCACTTCGAGGATGCCACCGATGGTTTGGGCCCAGGCCTCGAAGCTGCCGAGCGTACGCGGGTGGCTTGGTCTGCCTGCGGCGATCCAGGCACGGCCAAGGGTGAGGCACGCGGCAACCAGGCGCCCCCGGTTCTGCCGTACCCAGCCGAGAAGGTCGGGATGACGGAAGCCGTCCCGCAGCCATGGCTGATCGACGTGGGCGTCGAGGCGGATCCGGACCAGCCGGCGCGCCAGTTCGTTAGAGAATTGCGGATTGTTGCCGGTGGCAACCCAAACGCAGCGGATGGGGAAGCGGGTCATCTCCGACTTGCCGAGGATGCGATCCTCCCAGTACGGCGCGGTCAGCGCTGCGGCGACCGATGACGAATCCAAACGATGCCTGAGATTGTCGATCAGCAGCATGGTGGGAATGGTTCGCAGTTTGGCGGTCAGGCGCTTGCGCCATTCCTCGTCATCGCGGCCCTCGACCATGACGCTGGCGCCGACTCCGGTGGCCACCATCGACATCGCGTCGACCATCAGGGTCGCACCGGTCCCGGGCGCCGGTTTCTCGATCAGGTGGAGCGGCGTCGGTCCCTTGATCAGCGGCCGCACGAAGGGTAGCAGCAGCAGCGCCAGCGCGTGGGAGCGTTCCGCCTGGCTGCCGAACGGAAACTCGCCCAGCATCTCGTCGAGGAGAAGGGCTCGGGCGGCGGCGACTTCACGGGCGTCCGGTCGTTCAGGGATCTCCGGCAGTTCGAACCCGGGTTGCGGTTCATAGAGGAGGCGTGTCGCCGGATGGTAGCCGGGCGTGGTGATCAACGTGCCATCGATGCCGAACACCGGGGCGGTGACGACGCCGGCCAGGATCGGCAGGGCAGGGTTCGGCGTCGCCAGGATATCCTTGACCAGGCCCTGGGGCGGATGCGCCGGGACGAGATCGCCGTTGCGCGACATCCGCAACCACACCGCCAAACGTGCCAGGACGTGCCGCACCCGGTCCTCGGTCATGGCATATGGGAACGGCCGCCCGTCTTCGTCGCGCTCGATCCAACTGGGCCGGCCGGCGGCGCGGAACAGCCACGGCGGATCGTTGGACGCCAGCAGCTGTCCCCATGCCCTTGATGCCAGCCGCGCCAGATCGCCGTCGTCGGCGCGGAGCCGGGGCATCGCATCTCGAGGACCGGTGAAGCCCACCGGCCGGAAGTCGTCAGTCCGCGGCGTCTCTCGGTCCGCGGATGTGGAAGACCCTGACGACGGCGTCCACTCGATGGCGGCTTCGACGCTCTGCTTGACGGACTCGACGCCGTCGCGCAACAGCACGTCGTTGAAGTCGTCGCCAACCCGGGATGGCAATGCGAGCCAGATCCGCCGGCCTTCACCTTGGAAGCGCTGTGCCGCCCGTTCGGCCGCGCCCAGGCCTGTGCCGTTGGGGTCGTTGTCGACGAGGATCACCACGCGGCGAATGCCGGCGGGCAGATTGAGCTGCTCGATGTTGCCGGCCGACAGCGCGGCCCACACCGGCAGTTGCGGACACGCCTGCATAACGGAGAGCGCCGTCTCGATGCCCTCGGCGATGCCAATCACGCCGTTATCGCTTGCCGGAGCGAGGCGCACGGCGCCACCGCCGACCGGTCCCAGCATCATCCGCGGCTTCGGAACGTCGGCCTTTCCGGATCCGTCCTCAGCAAGGTAGGTGCGGTGGATGGCGATGACCTCGCCGCCGGTATCCCGCACCGGGGCCACCATCGCCGGATGGCCGGTCCGGGTGTCCCAGTAGGTCAGATCCGGATGGAACAGCAGATCGACGCTTTGTGGCACCGCGAGACCACGTGATCTCAGGTATGTCTCGGCTACCGTCCCTGCGATCGGTACGGCACGAGAGGACGAACTCGATCTCGCGTTTGACATCCCGGCGTCGTTCCGGACGGGGGTTGTTCCTTTGCGCTCGAACGCCGCTTGCCGTTGAGCGGCACGGATCCGGCCACCTCGGCGGCGTACTCGATCAGTGCGCGCCCGGAAAACCCGGAGGCATGCTCGAGGGCACTGATCGGACCGCCGCCCTGGTTGTCGTCGAAATCGATCCAGTCGCCGGCGTGTTCGCCCTTGAGGGTGATCACGCACGACCCTTGCTTGCGGGGGGCCTGGCCGTGGATGTTGGCAAGGCGCCATTCGTCGCCGAGCCGGCGCCCGTTCGGGAAGTGGTTCGCGACCCATGTCTCGGCCGTATCGCGCAGCCTCTGGACGATGTCGTCCAGGTCGAAGCGAACGGCGGTGAGGCCGATCGGCCTGACGTCGTTGAAATCAATCAAGGATCACCAGCCCTTTCTCCGCCCGGGTAATGGCGGTGTAGAGCCAGCGGGCACGGTCTTCGGCGGTGCGACCAAGGCCGTCGTCGAACACGAGGACGTTTTCCCACTGGGAGCCCTGAGATTTGTGGCAGGTGATGGCGTAGCCCCAGACCGCCTCGATCAGGCCCTTCTTGATCCAGTGGTCGCGCCGATCGCGCTCGGGATCGGGCCGGACGTGCTCGTCGAAGTGGCCCTTGTAGATAAAGTGCCGTTCGCCATCGCTGCCGACGGCTTCGCCATCTTCGCTAAGGACGGTGGCGGAGAAACAGCTCGCGGTTTCGTCGCGAATGTCGGTGAACTCCAGAAACATGCCGTTGACGATGCCGATGTCGTTGCGGTTCTTGAGGCAAATGATCTTTTCACCGGCGCCGCTTGGATAGTCGTCGTCGAATCCGGCGGCATGCTTCATGGCCAGATTGAGCTGGACGCGGGTGGCGTTGCGCCCGCAGATGACCTGGCCGCCACGCAGCATCTGCTCCGGCCCGACCTGATCGCGGCGCATCTTCCACACGTAGTCATCGTGCTCGCCGTAGGGGATGGGGTGGCCCTGCCGCGCCATGGTGGCAAGGCGGATGATAGCGCTCTCGCCGGCCTGGCGATGGATCTCGGTCAGCATCACGTCGGGCTCGGCCTGGGTGAACGCGCCCTGGCCCTTGATCGGCGGCAGCTGGCCGGGATCACCCAGCACCAGGATCGGCTTTCCGAAAGCGAGCAGATCACGCGCCATCTCCTCGCCGACCATCGACACCTCGTCGAGAACGATCAGCTTGGCATCGTGAACGATGGATTGCTCGTTGAGGACGAACCGCGGCTTGTGGATGTCGGCGAGACGCAGCTCCAGGCTTCTCATTCTTGACTCTTCGAGCAGCCGCTCGCTCGGTCCGATGTTCGGCAACTTCGCCTTGATCTCGGCGATGTCCTTCTTGACCTTGTCGATCTCCGCCTGCGTCGCCTCGGAGACCCGATAGATCAGACTGTGGATGGTGGATGCCGGCGTGCCCTTGCGGGACATGACGAGCGCCGCTTTTCCGGTGAATGCGCCATAGAGGACGCCGCCGGTCACGGAGGTGCTGCCGTCGGGCTCACGGGCCATCGTGTCGAGACCGAGTTCTGCGATGGCGTGCTTGGTGATCGAGGTTTTTCCGCTCCCGGCATACCCGAACACACGGAACACCTGCTGCTCATCGGTTCGGTTGTCAAACCAGTCCTGGATATCGGCGATGGCCCGGCTCTGCGCCGGCGATGGCGCGAAGCCGCTCACAGGTCGATCTCCCAACTGCTCGCCGGCAGCCTGTGGCCGGTGGCGTTGCGCCCGACGGTGGGATGCACGTTGATCGCTGCCCATCGAGGGGCACCATGCCAGTCTTCGATGGTCCCGCTGCTGGTGTAGATGTTGGACCCGTCGTGAGCGAGATAGCAGCGGCGATCCACGCCCTTGCATCGCAGGACACGGGCGACATCGGTGGGGATGCTGTCGCGCCGGGGCAACTTCATGCGTCGTCCTCCCAGCAGCGCCGGGCGTAGTCACACATCCGGCAGAGATAGAAATCGGAAGCGCCGGCGATGCGCGGCAGCAGTATGCCGGCGTCGGCGGCGCGGAGAACCTGAACGGCCTTATCGGAGAGGGCTTGCGCGTCGGCTGGATCGAAGGCGACGACCTCGTGGTAGAGCTCCTGGCTGTCCTTGTTCATCGCCGTGAACAGCGCGACCGCCAGATCCATGTACGCCATGTACAGCTGGAGCTGCCCCCAATAGACGGGCTTGGAGACGCGGCACCCTCGCTTGACCAGATCGGTCCACGATTTGCCATTGAGCGCCTTGTGCTCGAACAGGGCCGGCCAAGAGATCCCGACGTCCGGCCCGTCGACGATGACGCCGTCGATGTGACCGCGGATGCGGCCGCCGGCCACCGAGAACCCGTACTGCTGGCCCATGCGGTTGCGGGTGCGGAGATCGAAACCGGCCGCCCGCAGCCAGCGGATGCTGAGGTCTTCGAACTGATGGCCGGCCGCGAACACGCGGAGCAGGCCACCCCCGAATTCCTTGCCCTCATCCTTCGGCGTTTTGGTGACCTCGTAGACCAGCTTGCGGCTGCAGGGCTCGCCGATGCGGCTGCCGCCCAGGTAGTCGCGTGGGGGCTCGCGGCGATCCGCGGCGACGAGCGCAGCATCGATCGCGGCGTTGATCCGCATAGCGGAGTCCGTGACAGGTGAGGATCGGCCGTAGACGAATCCGGATCCGCTGTTGAGGTCGATGATGGCGTTCACGGGTCCGGCCTCAGAAGGGCAAATCGTCGTTCAGAGATTGCCGCTGCATCGAATCCTGAAAACCATCGACACAGGCTTCGATCAGGCGATCGATGTCCTCGGCGCTGCGATCGTGGAACGGCTCCATCAAGCCGAGCTCGGTGAGCGCCTCGGCGAAAAACCGGCGCGCATCCTTGATCGCACGGCGTTCCATGTCGGTCTTATCGATCATCCCATCCTTCCTCTTCGCCAATGCGGAACCGGCATCGAGACAGCGCATCGAGCAGAAGCGGTAGCTGGGATAACGATCCGGTCTGAGCAGGTGTACATAGCCAAAGCCTCGATCCTCGCGGTTGCAGATGGCACACGGCCTTACGGCAGGAGCAGGTCTCGCAGCTCCGCTGTCTCTGCCGGACGCTCCCGCATCCCCTGCGATGCCAGCACGATGAACCGGCTGATGGCGGCGGTAGCCATGGCCTCTAGCTCCGGAAGAGCGAGAGTGGCGATGGGCTGGTGCAGCCTTCCTCTTGCCTCGAGCCATTGGCCGATCGCTCTCGCCGCCTCAGTGGTCACATGTGCCTGCCACGCGTCGTCGGTCATCAGCCATTGAGCCACGCCGGGCCCGCCGGTTGCGCACTCGCACCATTGGGCGACGCTGGGGTCGGCGGGGTGGCAGTCGGTTGTGTTGGTGCCGGCTGTGCGATCGACGGAGCCGCCGGTGTTTGCCAAGCGGGCGTTGGCGCACCGGGAGCCGCCGGTCGCGCTTGTCCCTGCGGTTGGTTCCACGTCGCTGGCTGATGCGCGATCGGCGTCTGAGCGCGGTTGCTGGATCTCGGCCGGGAGGGACTCGGCGGCACGTCCTCGCCGTTCATGACCGCCCGCCATTCGTCCTCTGTGGGCAATACCGGCCGGTCGAGCTTGTTGGAGTCTGAATAGCGGGGGTCCTTGTCGGGCGCGACCATGATCTTGGCAACGAAGGTGATGCCATTGAGATCGGCGAGCCCGCGCAGCTGGCGCTTCGCCTGAGCGTCATTGCTCTTGTCCTCGGGGTTGAGTCCGAGGGCGCTGTCGATCATCGACCGGAAGACCCGCTTCGAGATGTTCCAGCCGATGAAGGCGCCTTTTTCGTCGACCTTGCCGCCGGTGACGGTGAACGTTTGCCAGAACTTGCGCCGGGCGTGCGGGCCCTCGACCACGGTGAACTCACAGTCGAGCGAAATCACGTCGCTCCCGGGCTGATTGGAGGCTTTCAACAGCCCCCGGTCGAACTCGCCCTGTCCGTCAATTCCGCCAGGGCGGATGGTCATGGTGACCTTGGCAAAACTGCCGTCGGGGATGAGTTCGCCGCCACGCTGCGGCTCTACCTCGTTGAAGTCGTACATTGGTGGTTTCTCCTTTGTGAGGGGGTTCACGACACGGAAACGCCGTTGATCTTTCTGAGCAGCGCCAGCAGATCGGCGGGTTCGGTGACGTCGAGGCGGCCGGAGCGGTCCTTGGCGGGAAGACTGAACGGATTGCCGGAGCGACAGACGAGGCGGCGTTCCGCGCCGGTCTTGGGCTCATGGCGCCAGTCGCCATCCTTCCGGTCGAACAGGCTCATGGAGATGACCTGGTCGACGATGCCGGGGAACTCGCGGGCGGTCTTTCCGCCCTCCAGCTGCGGCTGCCAGTGCTCGCGATTGAGGTCGTCGACGACGCGCTCAAGGATGCCGACGAAGATCACCGTCTTCCCCGGCGCGTGCTGCAGATGCTTCAGGAGGGCGATTACCTTGCGGGCGACGAGCCCGTAGGCGCCGCGGGTGTCGGGCTTGCCGGTTCTCTCGCTGAACGCCTCCGGTTGTGTCTGCGCCCAGGCCATGGCCTGGCGGCTCAGATCGGTGATCGAGTCGACGAAGACGATGTCCTTGGCCGCCAGCCGTTCGGCGATCTCGGGATGCTGGTGGGCGACACTATCGTAATGCTGCCGGCTGAAATCGGCGCCGTCCACGGCCGCCGGATCGGCGCCGCCGATCAGGCACGCTACGTCCGTGGCCTCGACGAAGGTGCGGATGGGCAGGGAGTCGCCGCGCCAGTCCTGGACCGACTTGAGACCGGCTTCCAGGTCGATGCAGACCGTTGGTTCCGGCGGCAGTGTCTTCAACAGTGAGGTCTTGCCGGCCCCGGTTGGACCGAACAGCGCAATGGTGGTTTTGCCGCGCGCCTCGGCAAGTCGTTGATCGGCGGTGACGATGCGGAGACTCATCGCGCGACCTCCAGGACCGTGGTCGGCCGGCCAGCAGTGCCGTTCAGGGCGATGACTGGCAGACCGCCGCAACCTGCGGACGAGCAGACTGGATCGACCGCGCCGGTCCACTGTTTCGTGGGATCCGTTGACGTTCCGGTATCCGGCACCGACTGCGCCATCACGACCTCGCGGACCGGCCATTCGGCCGTCGATCGTCACCGAGCGCCCACGCAACGGCCTTTGCCAGCGGCTTGTGTTTCCTGCCGCGCTTGGGCACGTAATCGGTCTCTGGACCCACGGTCTCGGTGGGACCGGTGCAGGTACGCGTCTGCGCGGCTTCGTAGGCCTCTACATCCGCGAGCGGGTAGATCACCCGGCCGCCGATCTTGACGAAACGCGGCCCGTCGCCGCACCAGCGCCACCGCTCCAGGGTCCGCGGTGAGATGCGCCAGCGCGCGGCCAACTCGATCTGGTTGAGGTATGTGGTCGACATGGTCGTGTGCTCCAGCAGCGTCGAAAACCTGCCGGGACTATGACCGTTCGCCTGTCGGGAAATCTGTGGGGTGAGTGTGGGAAAACCTGTGGGATTTTGCGCCGATGGTTCGCGCCGGGTCGAGGGTCGCGGGCTCGAGTGTTCCTTGGACGGCGCCGCTCAGAGCTTCAGCCAGTAGTATCCCTGGTCGTTGGAACCGATGAGGTCGTCGTAAGCTTCTTTGTTGTCGCGGAAGATCTGAACGACACGCTGATTGCTGTTGGCCTGAGCCACGGCCTCATCCTGGTGAAGGCGTTGCAGTCCGGTCACGTGCGCGTCGTGGAGGGCCTCGATGACCGCGGCCTGCTTCTTGGTGAACGTGTAGCTCTTGTCGCCGACGGCGGCGGACCGGAACCCCTCGGAGAACACGTACCCGACGCCACCCGTTCCCACGACAACTGAATCATCGGCGCGCAACGCTGCAAGCAGGACGTGTTCATTAACCTCAAGACCGACTTTCGTCATCCGGCACGCGTCCGGCAAGCACACGACAGCGTGGCGTTTGGGCAGTCGAGCGGCGAGAGCAGGGGAGGGCGAGGACGTCAAAAGCAAACCCGGCATGGTGGCGGGCTTGGCAGCGAGCGCCGCCATGGCGAGGTCGACGGATGCGAGATCCGTCAGGTGACATGCAAAATAGAATCGCGTTCGGTATGCCTGGATCCGCTGTTCGCCGATGAACCAGAGGCGACCCGGCACCAGTTCCTCGGCCGCAGGACGGCTGAGTACGTTGATCCCAAGTCGGAGGGCGTCAATCAGCCAACTGACGGAGACCTGAAGCACCGCCAAATCGGCCGGGTCGATCGGCACGAAGCCTTCGTCCGGGCAGTAGCCCTGAAACGTCCCCGCATCGGTATACTCGACCCGAACGTAGTGGTGCTCGTTGCACGCCGGGCAGCAAACGGTTCGGACGGAATCGGATTGCTCCAGAGCGCCTAACTGACGGAGGCGCCGAACGTCTTCGTGGCGTGCCGCCCACAGCGGTGACCCCCTGGAGATGACCGGCTCCGGCTGCTCCAGGAGGCCGCAAACGAGATCGATCATCGATGACGGGAAAGCGCGCTCACGGAATGATCTGCCACTCTCTCAGGTGCCGCTCGACAACCTCCCGGTCTTTCTGGCGGAAGTTCTTGATGTTGGAGGTGCCGGCCTTGGAAAGCTCGACGTGCAAGGATTTTGGCCGCCTCGCGCTGCGCCTCCAAATGCAGGCTGATCGTGGCCTGGAAAACATCGAACCCGTGCTCGACTGGATTCGATGTTCCAAGCCAGGTCTTGGCGAAATCGTGCGCCGACGGCGAGTCGTCCCAAGGCGGGGTGTCGATCAGAATGGCGCCTTGACCGTTTTTGGGCGCGTCCAGCTTTAAGCGCCGCACGCGCGCCTTGAGTACGCCGTCCGACCGGTTGACGGGCAGAATTCTGTCGGCCAAAAGGCGCTGCAAATCGAACTGTTGGGCCAGTATGCGGTCGCCACCCGGGGAAATACCCAGCATGTGCTCGGCGAACAGGTCCCGCAACACCTCGTGCACCGGCTTGCCACCCTTGGCAACGGTCTCCACGCATCCCGTCGCCGGCACATAAACCACTGCAGCCTCCTTGGCCGGTCTGGAGGCTCGCCGCTTCAGCTGGCGTTTCTCGAACTCCGGCCTGTTGCTCGGCAGGTCCTCGACATAAAGGGTGACCTGGACGCTGCTATTGGCATACCGGTCGATGATCTCGACGAGGAACGCCTGTCCAGAGCCGTCGCGCTTGCG
This Rhodospirillales bacterium DNA region includes the following protein-coding sequences:
- a CDS encoding helix-turn-helix domain-containing protein; the protein is MKRVQATLERDGSLIRTDTDARVPLKGRIDGARVDRTTEAEIARQAADDDHALWQDAAAYARRVRRKTGLTQAAFATRIGVPLDTVRNWEQGKRLPAGPAKALLRILDRAPEAALTALE
- a CDS encoding AAA family ATPase — encoded protein: MGSDQRASHRRAQRHRPQAAGEQLGDRPVSGFAPSPAQSRAIADIQDWFDNRTDEQQVFRVFGYAGSGKTSITKHAIAELGLDTMAREPDGSTSVTGGVLYGAFTGKAALVMSRKGTPASTIHSLIYRVSEATQAEIDKVKKDIAEIKAKLPNIGPSERLLEESRMRSLELRLADIHKPRFVLNEQSIVHDAKLIVLDEVSMVGEEMARDLLAFGKPILVLGDPGQLPPIKGQGAFTQAEPDVMLTEIHRQAGESAIIRLATMARQGHPIPYGEHDDYVWKMRRDQVGPEQMLRGGQVICGRNATRVQLNLAMKHAAGFDDDYPSGAGEKIICLKNRNDIGIVNGMFLEFTDIRDETASCFSATVLSEDGEAVGSDGERHFIYKGHFDEHVRPDPERDRRDHWIKKGLIEAVWGYAITCHKSQGSQWENVLVFDDGLGRTAEDRARWLYTAITRAEKGLVILD
- a CDS encoding ATP-binding protein: MSLRIVTADQRLAEARGKTTIALFGPTGAGKTSLLKTLPPEPTVCIDLEAGLKSVQDWRGDSLPIRTFVEATDVACLIGGADPAAVDGADFSRQHYDSVAHQHPEIAERLAAKDIVFVDSITDLSRQAMAWAQTQPEAFSERTGKPDTRGAYGLVARKVIALLKHLQHAPGKTVIFVGILERVVDDLNREHWQPQLEGGKTAREFPGIVDQVISMSLFDRKDGDWRHEPKTGAERRLVCRSGNPFSLPAKDRSGRLDVTEPADLLALLRKINGVSVS